The proteins below come from a single Salinilacihabitans rarus genomic window:
- a CDS encoding DUF7097 family protein, whose protein sequence is MEKTPRGTPVGVDDPYEFAGVCDHLTGEGRCRYAFDHYGHDPAFARERAADDYACPVVDPDSDWEWADCPHFRSRNRDRECVRCGLEERRMGHSDERPLLEEHHLSYASDGETLGHEITVYLCRWCHAKVHDSWARITDDVAPDPEAVAALEERRGRELDEMGFESAADRYGDDGG, encoded by the coding sequence ATGGAGAAGACGCCCCGCGGCACCCCGGTGGGCGTCGACGACCCCTACGAGTTCGCCGGGGTCTGCGACCACCTCACCGGCGAGGGCCGGTGCCGGTACGCGTTCGATCACTACGGCCACGACCCCGCGTTCGCCCGCGAGCGCGCCGCCGACGACTACGCGTGTCCGGTCGTCGACCCCGACTCCGACTGGGAGTGGGCCGACTGCCCGCACTTTCGCTCGCGCAACCGCGACCGCGAGTGCGTCCGCTGTGGCCTCGAAGAACGCCGGATGGGCCACTCGGACGAGCGCCCGCTGCTCGAGGAACACCACCTCTCGTACGCGAGCGACGGCGAGACCCTCGGCCACGAGATCACGGTCTACCTCTGCCGGTGGTGTCACGCCAAGGTCCACGACTCGTGGGCGCGGATCACCGACGACGTCGCCCCCGACCCGGAGGCGGTCGCCGCCCTCGAGGAGCGCCGCGGGCGCGAACTCGACGAGATGGGCTTCGAGTCGGCCGCCGACCGCTACGGCGACGACGGCGGCTGA